The Balaenoptera acutorostrata chromosome 11, mBalAcu1.1, whole genome shotgun sequence genome segment TAAGAttttgaatgaaaacaaaatggtgGGAAAGAAGAATCTAACTTTCTCTTAAGTGTGTATGACATACAATGTATAACATCTTAAATTttagcttttgaaaaataatctgtTGGTTTATGATTTTGCAGAGGAAGTGAAACAAATCTAAAccgagttcttttattttttatttgtttttttattttagcttaacAGCTGGTCATTTCTACAAACATTTAATTATTCATTATACCCGATAACTTTTCCAAGTGAGAATGCAGCAGAATGGAAAAAGCTCTTTAAACCGTGTGCTTCCCAGAGATTGTTCTTGCCAGTAAGTTTTttctccagtgtttttttttgtttgtttgcacgTTGCTTTTACACACACAAGTTAATGAAGAGTTCCATATAAATCAGTTAAATAAACACACATGTATGATTTTCCCTTTGAACATTAGAAGAAAAACTTCCCATAGAACAAATAAAAGCTACAATAAAAAAACCTCTGTTAAAAacgaaaaatgtaaataatttctgTTGAAATACTATTTCTTACGTTTTAATTTATTCAGTTGCTATAAACTGTTTCATCTCTAAGAAGGAGGTAGATAGAGGTCGTCAGGCCTTAACGGAGCCACGTCTTTGCCAGGAGGAATGCAGTGGCAGGATCACCTGCCAGGTGCAGACTGCATTTATAATTTGGGAAGTGAAGTAGATCATTAGATAATCATTTCTGTCTTAACAGCAAGCCAGTTCACCTTTTCTAGCTGATATTTTAACACAGACACAAAATTTGAGGCACGTGAACTCGAAGGGAAATGGGAACCATTTATTCAATGGGGCTGTTCTTTGGTGGTGGTCTCTGGTGATAAaccctgattattttttttaatctaaaaatattcagggatttccctggtggtccagtggttgggactctgagcttctgctgcagggggcatgggtttgatctgtggtcaggaactaagatcctgcaagctgcatggtgtggccaaaaaagaaaaaaaaaattaaaaataaataaaaatattcagaagcAAGCTTACCTCTTCCATTTTGAATTGAATTCACTGatagttttaaaattctcagtAGTTGTTAGAACCACTGTAATGTTTAAAATAGTTACAGTAGTTAGAAATATTGAATTTAAGAAGCTCACAAGTTTCTGGAAGGTATATGAATTACTGGGAAGAAACTTAAGTTACTTGTTATTATTAAGTGGATTAAGGCAATTCTTAGCATATGAAGAATAGAGTTTATCAAATCCAGGATGTCAGTTAAGATTTAAAATTAAGTTACATTTTGATAGCTGAGTCTGCCTAACCAGTAGCTTTATTGCTGAGCATAAAAAATCTGGATCCTAGGATGTCTTTCTCATTACGTGCTTCCATTGTAAGAAGCACACAAATAAGGGATTAAAGGGAAAAAGCCTAAGAAGTTTTAGGTACTTCATGTAggccttgaattttaaaaattaaaaaaaaatcttatgttgAATCATTGCAATGTTATATCATTTAATTAATAGTTTGAGTGCCTCTATTCTACCAAGTATCTGTAATGAAGTGCTGGGTATATAGGAATGAATGAGACAGACAGATGTCTTGTTTTCATAGAGCCTGTTGTCTGATGTGGGAGGCTGACGTTAAACAAGCACATTATGACATTAAATAAACACAGATATGTCACTGAAAGACAATGAAAGAAGCATGAGGTTACAGCCATTGCTCTTCTGTTTTATTCTACATTATTAACAAGTTCAATTGTTGATGTCGTGATAGGAAATTTGCCAGATCATTTAATGATGTAATCTGGTTAAATTCCTAAATGGAATTTGAATACTAAAATTAAATACTTGAAGCCTGTCAAATTGTCCTCGTACTTTACTCTTACTTCTGCATCTTTTTAACTAGATAGTAAGTAAAttgattcttcatttttctaagtAAAATCCTTTTTTTTACTAAGTTTCTCCTCTAAGATAGATGGATTAAAAGAGCCAATGTAAGCTCTGCCAACTCCTTATTCCCCCAAAAGGAACCATAGAAAAATACTGACGTGGTTATTATTTAACCTCATGTATGATCTCCAGTTGGCGGTGGTTCCCAGCAGTAATCCTGCAGCTTCCTGTAGTGTCTTCCTAGACCGCTCACAATACAGAAGTCTGTAAACACACATTTGTCTCATGGTACAGAAGCAAAATGTTGATATAAAAACAATTTCCCTCACTCTTGGCCCCccccaaaaagagagagaggaacagaCATCCACATAGGTACATACCCTTTTAATTGTAGTCTTTGAACAAGTGACACTTCCCTACTCAGGCTCTGTAGTCAACTGTCAGATATTTTTCCCCAGCCTGATACTAAAtcagtggggggagggagtgatTTCAGCTTCGGAACTGCTCACCTTCGTAACTGCAGGAGGAGGTAGCAGCTTTGAAAAGGAGCAGAATGAAGATCAAGCTCTTATCCTCATTGTATTCTTAACCAAAAACCTTTAGGTTAACCTAATCATTGAGTCTTACTAATACACTGGGATAGGCAATACATTTAAATTCACAGGAGTCACATTCTAAAGTATATGGGTAAGGCAGAAATAAAAACTTACCCTTGAAAATTCCTATAAGAGACACATGTTGGAGGTTTAACGTCTCTCGGAAAGTGACATAGCGAGTCTTCCAAGACAAGTCTTGTCTTCGCCCTTGCTATGTAAGTGCACATTTTCTTTGATTTGTTGGGAGATAGTAAGCTCAGAaataagagcatggactctggagttaGGTGGTCTGGATTTCAATTTCGGCTCTACCATTTGCTAGCTGAGCCCAGAGTGAGGTAAAGGTGCTGGCCATTAGTGTTACAGGCTGAGGGGACAAGTTGAGAAGATCGTCACTTGTACTGATTAATTTCTGTATTTACCTCAGGAAATTAAGATTCGATATGTCAGTTCACCAAAGCTaatgttattttccattatgaaaaACATTTCCACCCTAGTCTTTGAGgatactgcttttattttttcttccaatttttagTATTGAGTTTTTGTTCTGATttgtttttatagctttttttctctaaaagttaattaaaaagatTAGCAGACTATCTATATATGCTCTTGTAAAAAATGACAGACTTGGgaaaaactacttttaaaaattaatgtcaatTAGTTTCTCtcttaggtattttttaaataatgaaagccTCTTTCATGTTTTATATTAAATAGAGTTGTAGTTAATGATTCAAATATCTTTCCCCACAGTTAATCCTGAAAGAAGTTGACTCACTATTGTATGTCGACACTGATATCCTTTTTTTACGGCCCGTTGATGATATTTGGTCTTTACTAAAGAAATTTAATTCCACACAAATTGCTGCAATGGCACCAGAACATGAAGAGCCTCGAATAGGCTGGTATAATCGCTTTGCCAGACATCCATACTATGGAAAAACTGGAGTGAACTCTGGAGTTATGTTGATGAACATGACCAGAATGAGAAGGAAGTATTTCAAGGTAAGTCACCGATCCAGGTTAACTTATCTCTCTTTTCCCTCCGTATTGTTTGGTTTCcaatttaattttgctttattaaAAACTAGATCGCGAGCTATTCAGAATTTTTCCACCTATCTAGAATAATTGAAGAAAAGTGTGTTCTTAGTATTCTGTTTATTAGAGCATGACAGTAGGTCAGAGCGGATGGCGTTACAATGAAGTAACAGTGCAGCAAGTGTGAACATCACCTTCCTAGATTGGTATTCCAGGCAGGAGTTGTCATTTGGTAGTTGTGCAGCCTCATAATACTTGAATCTAAAGTGTGGTACGTCTTGGGGGAACACAGATTGTGGTTAAGAGCTAAAGACTGTCCCATTGGCTTGGTTCAGACGCTGAGATCTTGGGTAAGTTTTGAACATCTCTGggctttgatttcctcatctgtgaaatgggatgacAGATAACAGTACCTATGTCATAGGGCTTTTGTGAGGGTTAAATTAGTTAGGAGGGAGGCTAACACATAGGAAATGTTGGCTATTTTGGTGCTATTGgaagttaactttaaaaaaaaagttcctgtgTGTTTCTCATCTCTCAAATTGTGGGGTCAGTAGAAGAGTGAGGCTATTTAAATTCTCTGATTCTGCATATGCTGAACACATGAGTGTGTTGTACTGTTTACCAGTTTCACGCTGATGAGTCCTTAAGTCGTTGTAGTCTGGGGGCATTGGAGTCAAGTGGTTTAGCCTTACGTTTAGCTTTGCCACCTGTTCACCACAACCACTAGCCAACTAGTTAACTTTCAAATGTCAGTGCTCTCAGatgaaaaatagagataataaatgGACTtacgtaggttgtctttttaaaagagaCCCATTCAAAATGCTTAGTACAGAGCAAGACGCATAGTAAGCACTTCAGTGTTAGCTAAAAGCAGTGGCTTCTGAAACACTGATAGAGACTCACTGTTTATCCCTTTACATCTAGTTAGTACTAAATCAAACATCAAGGGATATTATGTCTTTTAtggtatgaatatatatgtaatatatatgtatatttgtatgtgtatatatatttggtatttttcttaTGGCTTCTGGTGGACCAGAATTTACACCATTACTTATTACTCCTTTCTGCATGTCTGATTTAAATCTCTTGTCCCTTCTTATCCTTGCTCTAGGCAGCAGTACTGCTTGTAGCCTTCACCACCCACATCTCGCCATTTCATTCTTAAGACAGTTAATACCCATCACTCTTGTCTTCTGTAAAGATCTAGTAAACCTAGGAGTTTTTTTAGCTTTCCCATTTTCTGTACCTTTCTGAAATCTTGATTTCATTTCACTTTTGTCTTCCACAAATGAATGCATTAATGAGGCCAGTGTAACCTGTGCTTTTGCTTGCAAGTGAACATCTTTCTTCAATTACCCAATTTTTTGATATatgttgagttttaaaatatcatgtaCCATAAAGTTTTACTAAATAAAACAGGTGTCATACCATGagttttcttacttttctgaTGGTTAGACTATGCACAGTAATATTATACCAGAAGATGGTGCTATAAGATTATGTGCTAAGGAATAATGTGACTGCTCAGGAACTCTTCATTTGAAATTCTTAGAATTATGAGAAGTGTACTGTTGCAAATAACCTTAGAGATAATTTAGTGTAACACCATTacttgatttttaagaaaatttcaaattGCTGCTATATAGTTCAAAtcactgattattttttatttaccttttagtTACTTAAATATCATTCTTAAATATGTTTAACAgttcctcccctttcccttttctttttgtctgtggcATGTTCTAAACCAGCTAGAGATGTAGATGTGggatttgaaataatttctaaactttcaagcttttgtttttttctatgtattaatgacttaatgaagaaaaatatgagaCGTGTGATAGTACATTAATTTAGTAGGCACAATTTACTTCATACCTACTATCCCTATGTTTCAAACAACTCTATTCTTGCCCAGTGGGAACAACACAGATTTACtctgtttttaaatattgtatttgtGATTGCTGATATGTTTCTacaaaatttattgatttttagttccgtttttcatatatctttctttatttttcctgatttccAAACATATCTTTAGCAAACATTGCCTTGTTTTTTCCTACTAACTCTATAATTTCTGGCACAGATCTTAAATTTTAGAGCTCTAGTGATGTAACTGAATTACATGTAATAACTTTTCAAACTGTTTCATGCAGATCCATGAATGTTACCCCATAGTTCCTATCACATGAAAAGCTGTAAGATTACCCACTTAGGACAGTGGccatgttttaaattctttgctTTGCTGTCACCCAGCCCTACCATTCATGATTATTCAGTTCCAACCTgatgtattataattatatattttaaaaattaaaatagtaaaattttaactttgttgttttttttctcataatgCTTGATAGACATTGATATAACACTGGCTAAGATACTGCTTTGTATTTTGTATTATGATTGTATTTGCAGTGTTGAATCTCTATTAAGATATTTCTTAACCTTTTCCTATTTATTAGCTAAAAACCAGAGAATGTAAATAAGGCAtcttgagaatttttttcttgtatatttaCTGTACCCTGTTCATGTCGTGCCATATGTTACTTTGTAAAGTATTTTTTGCCTGCTTTCTCCATCTACTGAGGGCAGGGTGTGTCTTTTATGCAGCTTTGTATTCAGAATATTTAGCGTGGAGTCTGGCGTAAAGTAGCAACTCAGTAGATAATTACTGTTAGAGGACAGAAGTTTTAGAAACTAGGCCATTAAtgaattattgaaaaatattaaaaaagaatacttaTTGTGAGGTGGCTGTGAGGGTCGtttttacatatttgaaagaTGTATGTGATGGAGGGCTTTTATTGTGTTACATATAGAGCTTAAGAAAACAATATCAATGAACATCTTACCAAAAGGGATGGAACTTTTCAGAGACTAGGAGAGTAACTAATCTTTGGGAATTGATGAGTTCTCAGTTTCTAGCATTGTTGGAACATAATATGAATAGCCACCTgtcagttttatatttatttgtaacatAAACTGATGATAATAATGAGTCTATTTTCAAAAGCATACATAGTTCTAGAAATGAAACTAATTTATCTTAATATAATACATGTGCATTTTGGTAGGTTTGCTGAAATTAGTAAATTAGAactacatctttttaaaaaattacaaaactacTTCAGCTCtatcatctcccacctcctctccctcctccagtcagtaactcttcttgcccgttcacttgatgccagttcctgtatgccagctgttgtactgtactactgtacttttcaaggtattgaactgtaagattaaaaatgttttctttaaaaaaaatttacaaaactaaatCATGCTTATAAAAATTCAGGGAATTCATTGCATATAGGGTAAAAAGACAAGTCCCCCCTTTACACACCACTCtcctcagtttcattcctttgccCAAATGACGTTATAAACTTTGCTATGTATTCTTCAGAccctttaaaaaagtattttgaaacaGATATACATGTACATTAGCATTTATATGTAGAATTCTTTTATATATCTtcagtttgcttttttcacttagtaaatatataaatgatttttatGTCAGTACATATAGTCTGTCACATTTAATATGTGTGATATTGTGGGGAAAgaatgttttgattttgtttgtgtgtACTAGTATGAATATGTAGTTATATGGCTGAAAACAtctcatgtattttaatttttactttcctGACTGTACTACCAATATGGGATGAAAATCTTTTCATACAATTTTTAGCCATTTTTGTTTCCTCCTTTGGGAATGGCTGTATGGCCATATCCTTTGACTATTTCTCTACTTtgctgtttttccatttctgttgaCTTGAGCTCTTTTTATATATGATGCCTCTGTATTAAGCTCATTTCTCATAGTTTTTCATTGGTTGTCTTGGATATTCTAGGTTATCCTCAGCAAATAATACTAGTGTTATTGCTTCTTGTCCAATACTTTTCTAGTAGGACTTTTCCTTTACGTGTATTATAAgggtccccccacctcccaccccttgattttttcttttttccctacaaCTGCCCTGGACCTtgtaattttatctttcttttctttgaatagATGTATTTCTTTGAATAGGTGTATTTCTGTCtctctatacattttttttttttttttgcataagtaGAATCCAGTGAAGTCTTGAACATGACATGGTACAAGGGGTCCACCAGTCCTGTCTATTTAATGTGTTTCTGGTCTTGGTCCTTGAGCAATTCACAGTTTCCTTTTCAGATCCTAAGAACATTTAGTGAACATGATCAGTGACTTATTTCAGAGTCATCCTttcaataaagtattttcttaatatttccttAAGTAAAACCTGTTTCAGTCGTTTTCCAGATTTATTTCTGATTGTGTATAGTTTACTGTATTTACTGCATTCTGAGAAACTTCACACAAAGGTAATGCAATTATAGCAGATTATATTTAGTTTAAATACGtagtttttttttccaggaattctgacttttctttctcaaaggaTCGATTGTTTATGCCTCCATCGTGTTTATTATATATCCTAGAATAGCTTGTAACAATGTTTTTTAAGCTATCTGTGGAGAAGAAtcagtgtttttttaaacattatttacaaCCTGTCATGAGGCAATGCTTttgtaaaaataatgtaaataaattacTAGGAAAATATTAGACTAAATAGACATAAAATtgctataaaagtttctaaatctTACTCTTAATTTGTGTACTTAAATCTTGTAGAGGACATGAAAAATTCACTGACCAGCACACTGAAAACTGTACTTTGAGGAGTACTGGTTTAAGTCTGGAGAGTTTCAAAGAGTCAAATTGGTATAAAAGACTTAGTATTCAACTTCACCCCAGGTTCACATGATCCCCAGCCCTCTTTCAGCTCTGTTGTTTCCTTAGGTATGAGCTATGAGTAGTTCCGTAGAGGCTGAAAAGGCATCTGATGAAATTCAGTATCTATTTTTGATTTATCAATTTCAAATGACCTCTTTGAAATGCCAATTATAAAGGGTTGGCAAATCAGACTAAGAATAATAGTGATcatggtgataataatagctaacactgtgccaggtacttttcctaggactttttatttatatgttaacaGGTTTGATCCTCAGCAGCTGTATGACAGAGACATAGGTACTGTGTCTAGACATGTGACATAGGTACTAAAGCTATCTGCTttttaagatgaggtcacagtCATAATACTTAAACTACCACctactttctctttccctttcctcccctaCATCTGTTAGTTTTATCACTTCTTTGTGCAGCTTCAGATACCTTCTTTTGTTATCTTCTGCACTCCAGCTGGACAGTTTTACTGACATTTACGTTTACATTAGGGTCACTTGGTTTTGAAACAGAAGTTTACACTTCTCCCCTTGCTCTGTAACAATTGCTAAGGGAAGAATGGGGAACTGTCATTATGCTGCCGTTTTAAACCTGGAAGCCTGAGAATCTCATTAATGTATTTACCAACAGAATGATATGACCACTGTGCGACTACGATGGGGAGATATACTTATGCCATtgcttaaaaaatacaaactgaacATCACATGGGGTGATCAAGATCTGTTGAATATCATATTTTTTCATAATCCAGgtaatcatttaaatttattctttgcatttgtaaaaaaaaatcatagttaaTATTTAGTCAAAACTGGAGAAATGCATTTATTTGATTTTGGCTTAAACTAATggttatcactttttttttaagacagagtAAACtaaatttaaactaaaattttGCAAAGTGTTAATTCTGTGGAATTAGGgtatgtttgcttttttgttttgtctctgCATAGAAAGCCTTTTTGTTTTTCCGTGTCAATGGAATTATCGACCAGATCATTGCATATATGGAAGCAATTGCCAAGAAGCCGAAGAAGAAGGAATCTTTATTCTTCATGGGAACAGAGGTGTTTACCATGATGATAAGCAACCAGCGTTTAGAGCTATTTATGAAGCACTGAGAAAtgtaagctttttttaaaaaaatgtttttgtggaCATACTCGCAAGCTTACAGAGAATTTGCATATCCTTTACCCTAGTTCATCAATTATAAACCCAGCACTCCTTCCACATCTAGCTCTGGCACTTGGCGTTCTGCTATGAGGAAGAGCACTCCCCTTTGCCCACTTATTGATCTATACATTATCAGTGTGAACTCattgatatgtatttttttccatgatTTATAATGCagtattcaattttatttatattgatgCTGAAGTTGTGCCAGATTTGGTGATTGGGAGCCCTTTTGGCTACCTCTTGTGCTCATTTGACATATTCCCATCATTATTTTGAGTACCTCCACATTCTCTGTCCAAACAAAATATCCCAGGCTCATCTTGTTATACATTCCCTGCCCTCACCCTGAAGTCAGCTGTCAAAGGAACTCTGATGCTTATTGCTACAAGGGTGTCTTGCCTTCTAAGCCCTttcagcagcagagctgggaaatacagatacacaaacacacatagtcATGTGCTCACACCGATGCCTCCAGTTCCATTCCCTCAGGCCCCTTCCTTGCCTTCTCctactttgtttctgttttatctcCTTTCTTCCACAATTAGAATCCTGGCTCCGAAcataaaatatttcctcttttgctTAGTTCTACAGTACACTTAAACTAATTTCAAAAATGCTCCATTCATACTGCTATCTCCACTCCTCTGTTCTTGAAAAACCAACCTACTATAAAGGATTTGTTTCTcgtcctccccccgcccctcccctgccccagatgAGGGTGTGTACTCAGTACTGTGTTCAGAAGTTACTTGCGGtagttcttttctccttctttcagtgtggttatttattcatttgaaatacaGTTGGGTTCATGTGTTTCTGTATGCTTTCAGTTTTAAGTTTTTTCCCCTCATCTTTGTTGATTTAACTTTAATTTGATATGAGGAATATTAATATACTTCAAAAAGTCAAAACTATATAACGGTTTACTCAGAAGTAGCATTCCTTCCCCATCCTTCCaccccaggccccccaccccatcaccaATTTCATTTTCTGGTTTGTCCTTCCTGTACAGGTAAGTAGATACATGTATGTTTTGTAATTCCCCTTTTCTTACATGAGAAGTAGCATACTGTTCATCTTTATTTGCGCTTTGCCTTTTTTACAGTATTCTGGAAATTTgggcatttataaatattttcttcatgctttttttttttaaacagctgtaTGATATTCCATTTTGTGCATGTACCAGAGTTTATTCAATTAATCTCTTATGTTTGAACATTTTGGTCTTTTCCAGcattttgaataataaataatgCAACAGTGCATAACTTTGCCATACATATATTTGTACTGTTGGGAGATGTTTCTTCAGGGTAAATTCCTGGACATGGTATAATTTTAATTGAAGATACCACCTGTTTCCCCTACATGGGGATTATTTGCATTCCTGCCAACAGTTCATGACGAGGCCTGTTACTCACAGCCTCATTAACAGAGTGTATTATCAAGCTTGAAAAAGTTTTGCCATTCTAACGAGTGAGAAATGGAAtcttagtttaattttaatttgcctttctcttatGATTGAGATGAACATCTTTCTATATATTTAACAGctgtttttacatctttttggGGGGTGAATTTTCTTTCAAATCTCTCACCTAGTcttctatcattttaaaaaaataactttactgataacatattttatataccaCACAGTTCACCCATAGTGtaaataattcagtggtttttagcatgTTTACAGAGTTGTACAGTCATCACCATGAGGGAGTTTCGATCTctactccccacctccccaccattTGTTGCAAGTTCTCTGTGTATTAAAGATAttagttctttttctgtgacatctgatgtaaatttttttcccaatttgaCTGTTTATGGAATTTTTTACCATTcaaaggtgttttttaaaaattttgtgtaatcaaatttaaaacctttttttaaaaaagtagtaatTAGAAAGTCTTTCCCTACTATACTCAGCTTATAGAAAAATTCACgtatatcctttttcatttattacacTTAGCCTTGTGCCCAATTTGGAATTTACTCTTTTGAGCGAGGAATAGATCTAATTTGATCTTTTTCCAAATAACTGTcttgtcc includes the following:
- the GXYLT1 gene encoding glucoside xylosyltransferase 1 isoform X1, producing the protein MRRYLRVVVLCLACGFCSLLYAFSQLAVSLEEGAGGGGGKPQAAAASWLAGGGRGAGRGAGSAGPAAHPGRSDRCKDFSLCYWNPYWMLPSDVCGMNCFWEAAFRYSLKMQPVERVHLAVVACGERLEETLTMLKSALIFSIKPLQFHIFAEDQLHDSFKGILNSWSFLQTFNYSLYPITFPSENAAEWKKLFKPCASQRLFLPLILKEVDSLLYVDTDILFLRPVDDIWSLLKKFNSTQIAAMAPEHEEPRIGWYNRFARHPYYGKTGVNSGVMLMNMTRMRRKYFKNDMTTVRLRWGDILMPLLKKYKLNITWGDQDLLNIIFFHNPESLFVFPCQWNYRPDHCIYGSNCQEAEEEGIFILHGNRGVYHDDKQPAFRAIYEALRNCSFEDDNIHSLLKPLELELQKTVHTYCGKIYKIFIKQLTKSIQDRYDRPPKER
- the GXYLT1 gene encoding glucoside xylosyltransferase 1 isoform X3, with amino-acid sequence MRRYLRVVVLCLACGFCSLLYAFSQLAVSLEEGAGGGGGKPQAAAASWLAGGGRGAGRGAGSAGPAAHPGRSDRYSLKMQPVERVHLAVVACGERLEETLTMLKSALIFSIKPLQFHIFAEDQLHDSFKGILNSWSFLQTFNYSLYPITFPSENAAEWKKLFKPCASQRLFLPLILKEVDSLLYVDTDILFLRPVDDIWSLLKKFNSTQIAAMAPEHEEPRIGWYNRFARHPYYGKTGVNSGVMLMNMTRMRRKYFKNDMTTVRLRWGDILMPLLKKYKLNITWGDQDLLNIIFFHNPESLFVFPCQWNYRPDHCIYGSNCQEAEEEGIFILHGNRGVYHDDKQPAFRAIYEALRNCSFEDDNIHSLLKPLELELQKTVHTYCGKIYKIFIKQLTKSIQDRYDRPPKER
- the GXYLT1 gene encoding glucoside xylosyltransferase 1 isoform X2; the encoded protein is MRRYLRVVVLCLACGFCSLLYAFSQLAVSLEEGAGGGGGKPQAAAASWLAGGGRGAGRGAGSAGPAAHPGRSDRCKDFSLCYWNPYWMLPSDVCGMNCFWEAAFRYSLKMQPVERVHLAVVACGERLEETLTMLKSALIFSIKPLQFHIFAEDQLHDSFKGILNSWSFLQTFNYSLYPITFPSENAAEWKKLFKPCASQRLFLPLILKEVDSLLYVDTDILFLRPVDDIWSLLKKFNSTQIAAMAPEHEEPRIGWYNRFARHPYYGKTGVNSGVMLMNMTRMRRKYFKNDMTTVRLRWGDILMPLLKKYKLNITWGDQDLLNIIFFHNPESLFVFPCQWNYRPDHCIYGSNCQEAEEEGIFILHGNRGVYHDDKQPAFRAIYEALRNYRSHHVSCVSPDGPQVTASILHLK